One window of Hoplias malabaricus isolate fHopMal1 chromosome 16, fHopMal1.hap1, whole genome shotgun sequence genomic DNA carries:
- the rubcn gene encoding run domain Beclin-1-interacting and cysteine-rich domain-containing protein isoform X4, translating into MEIHSETDAAEQRREHWKLLSNLKTTVEGLLSTNNPNVWSRYGGLQRLHKDMNNILSHGLKHEQVYYKQKDYWQFVWCLRLISPSLAHHVEQFSKLEPMLRSGVHGEGFKAERWLLHSLQSHFLSTQLRPLLAHSSNTRKYYNDEAFLLSEPHVTAMLQCLEAVEKNDPRLLALIDTVRIRELSQMKDPVPLGLLRSHSVYLLPPECPLGAVRRHNSDCSLRESYTASQINTESVAYSRSMESVGGASESGGGVLGVMVGVLGAQSGCGNGDVIAGVPQVCVIEPSGPTHTESIGPTHSEPECTDVDDGPEYLAIGNLGRRRRSSSSSHSSELPPAANHSVPAPPQPPRRNSFSDMQRGKGRSFRGHTRSLSDTGVTQKHKQESAAEVPNVKSYGPFSSQSSSSSSRSSLYMESNGECSAMNDGLFRKPSEGQSLISYLSEQDFGSCADLEKENAHFSISESLIAAIELMKCNMRKRAEEAEEDGDSDSEIQQLKQKIRLRRQQIRRSRLQPSCSQQDSGSPLSSHDSFHHSASGSGSGSAEEVEDFELRDADIKPSITPSRSFISSESVSPSVLQSNSAESVAMGLLRQFEGMQLPAASELDWLVPEHDAPQKLLPIPDSLPISPDDGEHADIYKLRIRVRGNLEWAPPRPQIIFNIHPAPKRKVVVAKQNYRCAGCGTRVDPDYIKRLRYCEYLGRYFCQCCHENAVAVVPGRVLRKWDFGKYYVSNFARDLLGKIAGDPLFNPNDINSALYKKVKALETVRVLRVQLFHMKNLFKTCRLAKEVLDGFDSVSCHLTEDLHLFSLNDLVSVRSGELAPKLRQLLVSGFAHVSSCMLCQAKGFVCEFCGNDKDIIFPFELNKCQRCEECNACYHRACFKSGRECPRCQRLAERREKMARKNMEEDEEDDGGGT; encoded by the exons gCGTGAACACTGGAAGCTTCTGTCTAATCTGAAGACAACTGTGGAGGGGCTTCTCTCTACGAATAACCCCAATGTGTGGTCACGGTACGGAGGACTACAACGACTACACAAGGACATGAACAACATCCTGAGCCATGGCCTCAAACATGAACAG GTATATTATAAACAGAAGGATTATTGGCAGTTTGTTTGGTGTCTGAGGCTTATCAGCCCGAGCCTGGCGCACCACGTAGAGCAG ttcAGTAAGCTGGAGCCAATGTTGAGGAGTGGAGTTCATGGTGAAGGATTTAAAGCTGAGCGCTGGCTCCTCCACAGCCTCCAGAGTCACTTTCTCTCCACCCAGCTCCGCCCACTTCTCGCACACTCTTCCAACACCCGCAAATACTACAacg ATGAAGCGTTTCTCCTCAGTGAACCTCACGTGACAGCGATGTTGCAGTGTTTAGAAGCTGTGGAAAAAAATGACCCAAGACTCCTGGCCCTCATTGACACTGTCCGAATCAGAGAG ttGTCCCAGATGAAGGACCCAGTTCCTCTTGGCCTTCTGAGGAGTCATAGTGTCTACCTGCTGCCTCCAGAGTGCCCTCTAGGGGCCGTCCGCAGACACAACTCAGACTGCTCCCTCAGAGAGAGTTACACAGcttcacaaataaacacag agtcTGTGGCATACAGCCGTTCAATGGAGTCAGTGGGCGGAGCTTCAGAGTCAGGGGGTGGAGTGCTTGGGGTGATGGTCGGGGTTCTGGGAGCTCAGAGTGGGTGTGGCAATGGTGATGTCATTGCAGgtgttccacaggtgtgtgtgattgaacCCTCTGGCCCCACCCACACTGAGTCCATTGGCCCCACCCACTCCGAGCCAGAGTGTACAGATGTGGACGACGGTCCGGAATACCTCGCCATCGGAAACCTGGGGAGACGGAGACGCTCCAGTAGCTCCTCCCACAGCAGCGAGCTTCCACCTGCGGCCAACCACAGTGTCCCCGCCCCTCCGCAGCCCCCTCGCCGCAACTCCTTCTCTGACATGCAACGAGGAAAGGGGCGGAGCTTCAGGGGTCACACAAGGTCGCTGTCTGACACAGGGGtcacacagaaacataaacaaG agtcTGCTGCTGAAGTGCCGAACGTGAAGAGTTATGGTCCATTTTCTtctcagagcagcagcagcagcagtcgCAGCTCTCTGTACATGGAGTCCA ATGGAGAGTGCAGTGCGATGAATGACGGTTTGTTCCGGAAACCGTCCGAGGGTCAGAGTTTGATCAGTTATCTCTCAGAGCAGGACTTCGGCAGCTGTGCCGACCTCGAAAAG GAGAACGCTCACTTCAGCATCTCAGAGTCTCTGATCGCGGCGATCGAGCTGATGAAGTGTAACATGCGGAAGAGGGCGGAGGAGGCGGAGGAGGATGGAGACAGTGACTCTGAGATCCAGCAGCTGAAGCAGAAAATCCGACTTCGCAGACAGCAGATCCGTCGCAGTCGCCTGCAGCCCAGCTGCTCTCAGCAGG ACAGCGGCTCTCCTCTCAGTTCCCATGATTCCTTTCACCACTCTGCATCCGGGTCTGGATCAGGATCAGCTGAAGAGGTGGAGGACTTTGAGCTGAGAG ATGCAGATATTAAACCCAGCATAACTCCCAGCAGGTCCTTCATCAGCTCTGAGTCTGT ttctCCCAGTGTGCTGCAGTCGAACTCTGCAGAGTCTGTGGCCATGGGTTTACTGAGGCAGTTTGAGGGGATGCAGCTACCAGCAGCTTCAGAACTCGACTGGCTCGTCCCCGAACATGACGCTCCACagaag CTCCTCCCTATTCCAGACTCTCTCCCGATCTCTCCTGATGATGGAGAACATGCTGATATCTATAAACTGAGGATCCGTGTCCGTGGGAATCTGGAGTGGGCACCTCCTAGGCCTCAGATCATCTTCAACATCCATCCGGCGCCAAA gaggAAGGTGGTGGTGGCCAAACAGAATTACAGGTGTGCCGGCTGTGGTACACGTGTAGATCCAG attaTATAAAGAGGCTGCGGTACTGTGAGTATTTGGGCCGGTATTTCTGTCAGTGTTGCCATGAGAACGCTGTAGCCGTGGTGCCGGGGCGAGTGCTGAGGAAGTGGGACTTTGGTAAATATTACGTTAGTAACTTCGCTCGGGATCTGCTTGGAAAAATCGCCGGAGATCCACTCTTCAACCCCAACGACATCAACAGCGCTCTATACAAGAAGGTCAAAGCCCTGGAGACTGTACGG GTTCTGAGAGTGCAGCTGTTCCACATGAAGAACCTGTTTAAAACCTGCCGCTTGGCAAAAGA agttTTGGACGGTTTTGACTCGGTTTCCTGTCACCTGACGGAGGATCTACACCTGTTCTCTCTGAATGATCTTGTTTCCGTTCGGTCTGGCGAACTCGCTCCCAAACTCCGCCAGCTCCTGGTCTCAGGCTTTGCCCACGTCTCCAGCTGCATG CTGTGTCAGGCGAAGGGCTTTGTTTGTGAATTCTGTGGAAACGACAAAGACATCATCTTCCCCTTTGAGCTGAACAAGTGCCAGCGGTGTGAAG AGTGTAACGCCTGCTACCACCGAGCGTGTTTTAAAAGCGGGCGCGAGTGTCCGCGCTGCCAGAGACTCGccgagaggagagagaagatggCCCGAAAGAAcatggaggaggatgaggaggatgacGGAGGTGGAACATAA